A stretch of the Mycobacteroides immunogenum genome encodes the following:
- a CDS encoding MlaD family protein translates to MINAVANVVVGAVRAGHRQKSALSTLALVLTLVLAVTYLCVGALRANPFASTYRVTVKLSESGGLLPRQDVALRGVKIGTVDTLRITPQGVEATAEILSKYKIPTAARVRVTGLSAGGEQYINFEGTPGQQGPYLADGSVISDGVQVPVTLAKLLADADGVLAQVDPRKLATIKKELGLSKEGPRKLTEIIDGGTFLLSTLDSVLPETTKLLKTSRVVLTLAADKSAGIQATADSLGRTLRGVSRMQNGYRTLIDQTPKTLSAVDNLFSDNSDTMVQLLASLATTSQMLYVRTPAINAFFPNYRGSTFGAIADTMRDNGIWVTADLYPRYACDYGTPRVPPSSADFPEPPVHTYCADDDPAVLIRGAKNAPRPAGDDTAGPPAGADLAKTTDPTPKGRFTVPTPPGGPTLPIEPPR, encoded by the coding sequence ATGATCAACGCCGTCGCGAATGTTGTGGTTGGCGCGGTACGCGCCGGTCACCGCCAGAAGTCGGCACTGTCGACATTGGCGCTGGTGCTCACCTTGGTGCTGGCGGTGACGTATCTATGCGTCGGGGCGTTGCGCGCCAACCCTTTTGCCTCCACGTACCGAGTGACGGTGAAGTTGAGTGAATCGGGTGGACTGCTGCCGCGTCAGGATGTCGCGCTACGCGGTGTCAAGATCGGCACCGTGGACACCCTGCGAATCACTCCGCAGGGTGTCGAGGCAACGGCCGAGATCCTGTCGAAGTACAAGATCCCCACGGCGGCCAGGGTGCGCGTCACGGGTCTGTCGGCCGGTGGTGAGCAGTACATCAACTTCGAAGGCACGCCGGGCCAGCAAGGCCCGTATCTGGCAGACGGCAGCGTGATCAGCGACGGAGTGCAGGTGCCGGTGACGTTGGCCAAATTGCTGGCCGACGCGGACGGGGTGCTGGCCCAGGTTGATCCCAGGAAGCTTGCGACCATCAAGAAAGAGCTAGGGCTGAGCAAGGAGGGCCCGCGCAAGCTCACCGAGATCATCGACGGCGGCACCTTTTTGTTGAGCACTCTTGATTCGGTGCTGCCCGAGACCACCAAACTGCTCAAAACCAGCCGCGTGGTGCTGACCCTGGCCGCCGACAAGAGCGCCGGGATCCAGGCGACCGCGGACAGCTTGGGCCGGACGCTGCGTGGTGTGTCGAGGATGCAGAACGGCTATCGCACACTCATCGATCAGACACCGAAAACCCTGAGTGCCGTCGACAATCTCTTCAGCGATAACTCCGACACCATGGTGCAGCTGCTGGCCAGCTTGGCCACGACGTCGCAGATGCTCTACGTGCGTACACCTGCCATCAACGCGTTCTTCCCGAACTATCGCGGGTCTACTTTCGGTGCGATCGCAGACACCATGCGCGACAACGGCATCTGGGTTACCGCCGACCTGTATCCGCGGTATGCCTGTGACTACGGCACCCCGCGGGTCCCGCCGTCATCGGCCGATTTCCCCGAGCCGCCGGTGCATACCTACTGTGCCGATGACGATCCGGCGGTACTGATTCGTGGGGCGAAGAACGCGCCGCGGCCCGCGGGAGACGACACCGCAGGGCCGCCCGCGGGAGCTGATCTGGCCAAGACCACCGATCCGACCCCGAAGGGCAGGTTCACCGTCCCGACTCCTCCGGGCGGTCCGACACTGCCCATCGAACCTCCGCGGTGA
- a CDS encoding MlaD family protein: MAELSRWQKIKNRPVETYNKTWLGFIAIAVIASLIGAMLLVKAMGLGYVSYTAEFVQAASLRPGQPITVAGIPVGNVTSMKLVGDHVEAGLKVRDDIRLGKDTKASIRVTTILGSRYLDVRPRGAGSLPGKTIDLAHTEVPYDLQAALAGATNTFEQVDFDKVAQSLSVLGTQLQGLPDVVPRAMENIQSLSSVIADRRDQLGTLLKSTEKVTSTLRRQQSGIGVLINQGQDILEEIVTRRNTFHAMLQSFTNLVEQLSKVVVTDRAQLNAMLKTARELSDMLGKHDDLLRSLYPIAPVLIRGIANSTGTGNAVDINLTNGLLVDSWMCAISGRAKQFGMIPYFKDCK, translated from the coding sequence ATGGCTGAGCTATCCAGGTGGCAGAAGATCAAGAACCGGCCGGTCGAGACCTATAACAAGACCTGGCTGGGATTCATCGCCATCGCGGTCATCGCGAGTCTTATCGGTGCGATGCTGCTGGTGAAGGCGATGGGCCTGGGTTACGTGAGTTACACCGCCGAATTCGTCCAGGCAGCCTCACTGCGGCCGGGTCAGCCGATCACCGTGGCGGGCATCCCTGTCGGGAACGTCACGAGCATGAAGCTGGTGGGCGATCATGTCGAGGCCGGGCTGAAGGTCCGTGACGACATTCGTCTGGGTAAGGACACCAAGGCCTCGATCAGGGTCACCACCATCTTGGGGTCTCGCTACCTCGATGTACGGCCCAGGGGCGCGGGATCGCTGCCGGGTAAGACAATTGATCTGGCGCATACCGAGGTTCCCTACGATCTGCAGGCCGCGCTGGCAGGGGCGACAAATACCTTCGAGCAGGTCGATTTCGACAAGGTGGCGCAGTCCCTCAGCGTGCTGGGTACCCAGTTGCAGGGATTGCCGGATGTCGTTCCGCGCGCGATGGAGAACATTCAGTCGCTGTCTTCGGTCATCGCCGATCGGCGCGACCAGTTGGGCACATTGCTCAAGAGCACCGAAAAGGTGACCAGCACACTGCGGCGGCAGCAGTCCGGTATCGGAGTCCTGATCAATCAAGGGCAGGACATCCTCGAAGAGATTGTGACGCGCCGCAACACCTTTCATGCGATGCTGCAGTCATTCACCAATCTGGTTGAGCAGCTGAGCAAGGTTGTGGTCACGGACCGCGCGCAGCTCAACGCGATGCTTAAGACGGCACGTGAACTCTCGGACATGCTGGGTAAACACGACGACTTGCTGCGTAGCCTGTACCCGATCGCGCCGGTTCTGATACGCGGTATCGCCAACTCCACCGGCACCGGCAACGCCGTCGACATCAACCTTACGAACGGTTTATTGGTCGATTCATGGATGTGCGCGATCAGCGGGCGCGCCAAGCAATTCGGAATGATCCCGTACTTCAAGGACTGTAAGTGA
- a CDS encoding MlaD family protein: MPNPFEVDGRGPSGNQLLTLAVVTLTSIAALTAVMLLKSAGRLNDYVSVVADLTNVGDGLPQKSDVKYHGVLVGEVDNVTPATGHQPNYVYINLKPEYAGSIPSTATARVVPSNVFAVSSVQLVDRGAGAPIRAGAHIAEDQELPTVLFQTTVSKLRDVLNATGRGRDDNSVGILAAVGAATDSRRTKLLTGGAQLHRLIDELNAIVATDTGPSTASALLDAAEGLKHSAPDLLDSLHQAVQPMQTLAEKREQLTALVHAGLTTVGTNKQAFDNHTDQLIGITTGLTPPIGVFAKNADKFVPIFRNINKMSRNWFEQMWMADRDLVNMPIAVTLAPSYTYTRADCPRYGDLKGPSCFTAPEQVVRPDLPETLLPQNYKPPADLAPPAGTEIGPNGNLVAVGPPRVVPPGGPNLADPNPPLPPWQPYPLPRVPGTTDPDDLEPPPAPAVPPIPPAPVAPGGINGAGRPALAPASYGGNVGPVGSRGERDQLGVIAGGSATSATQLLLGPVARGNAVSFVKEGA, translated from the coding sequence ATGCCGAACCCCTTCGAGGTGGATGGGCGCGGCCCATCCGGTAACCAGCTGCTGACCCTCGCGGTTGTGACGCTTACGTCGATCGCGGCACTCACCGCTGTCATGCTCTTGAAATCTGCAGGACGGCTTAATGATTACGTTAGCGTGGTCGCCGACCTGACGAATGTCGGCGACGGACTGCCGCAGAAGTCGGACGTGAAGTATCACGGCGTGCTGGTCGGCGAGGTCGACAATGTGACCCCGGCGACCGGCCACCAGCCGAACTATGTGTACATCAATCTGAAACCGGAGTACGCCGGGTCGATTCCGTCGACGGCTACCGCGCGCGTGGTGCCGAGCAATGTGTTCGCGGTGTCCTCGGTGCAGCTGGTGGATCGCGGGGCCGGTGCGCCCATCCGGGCCGGGGCTCACATCGCCGAAGATCAAGAGCTGCCCACGGTGCTCTTCCAGACCACGGTGAGCAAGTTGCGCGATGTCCTCAATGCCACTGGCCGTGGCCGCGATGACAATTCGGTGGGAATCCTGGCCGCGGTGGGAGCTGCCACCGACAGCCGCCGGACCAAGCTACTCACCGGTGGTGCCCAGCTACACAGGCTCATCGACGAGCTGAACGCGATTGTCGCCACCGATACCGGGCCGTCAACGGCTTCGGCACTTCTTGACGCCGCCGAGGGCCTCAAACACAGTGCTCCCGACCTGCTCGACTCACTGCACCAGGCCGTGCAACCCATGCAGACCCTTGCGGAAAAGCGCGAGCAACTGACGGCTTTGGTACACGCCGGGCTGACCACAGTGGGCACCAACAAGCAGGCCTTTGACAACCACACGGACCAGCTCATCGGCATCACCACCGGGCTCACCCCGCCGATCGGCGTCTTTGCCAAGAACGCCGACAAGTTCGTCCCGATCTTCCGGAACATCAACAAGATGTCACGGAACTGGTTCGAGCAGATGTGGATGGCGGACCGAGACCTTGTCAACATGCCGATCGCTGTCACCTTGGCGCCGAGCTACACCTACACCCGCGCCGACTGTCCTCGATACGGAGACCTGAAGGGCCCGAGCTGTTTTACCGCCCCCGAGCAGGTAGTGCGGCCGGACCTTCCCGAGACACTCCTGCCGCAGAACTACAAGCCACCCGCGGATCTGGCGCCGCCTGCCGGCACGGAGATCGGCCCCAACGGAAACCTGGTCGCGGTCGGCCCTCCGCGAGTTGTTCCCCCGGGCGGACCGAATCTGGCCGACCCCAACCCGCCGCTACCGCCGTGGCAGCCCTACCCGTTGCCCCGAGTGCCCGGTACCACCGATCCCGACGACCTGGAGCCGCCACCGGCACCGGCCGTGCCCCCGATACCGCCCGCGCCGGTGGCTCCCGGTGGTATCAACGGGGCGGGCCGGCCCGCCCTGGCCCCTGCCTCGTACGGCGGAAACGTCGGCCCCGTCGGCAGCCGTGGTGAGCGGGACCAGCTCGGTGTGATCGCCGGTGGCTCAGCGACTTCCGCCACTCAATTGCTACTCGGCCCCGTGGCCAGGGGAAACGCAGTGTCGTTCGTCAAGGAAGGAGCCTGA
- a CDS encoding MlaD family protein yields the protein MGGKGRRLIAAVGASAVLVGAIVGVGVFWAKSATDHITLTAQFESASGLYESNVVAVLGMPVGKVTKITPMPGYVEVQFTVDKSVQVPVDAQAVTLSTSILTDRQVELSPPYRGGPTLKDGDTIGLDHTKTPVEFDRVLGMLDRLSLSLKGDGKGQGPVADVINPAARVADGNGEKIKAGLGELSKALRLSSEGGTTTREQLTAIIKNVSSLFDAAAANDGKLREFASTVHQLSQILDEEALGTGSTGRRFNELVKQAGDIVEANRDHLKQTILNSNTALKAVVDHERDISEWIDVQPLAWDNMYNAVDQDNKRLRVRFMTDRLLFESQMDKEICNMMGLRQLGCSTGTLQDYGPDFGLTYVLDGLAAMGQK from the coding sequence ATGGGCGGCAAAGGCAGACGGCTGATCGCGGCAGTCGGTGCGTCGGCGGTATTGGTCGGCGCCATCGTTGGGGTGGGCGTGTTTTGGGCGAAGTCGGCGACCGACCACATCACCCTGACTGCTCAATTCGAGAGCGCCTCGGGTCTTTATGAATCCAATGTGGTTGCCGTGTTGGGCATGCCGGTGGGCAAGGTCACCAAGATCACGCCCATGCCGGGTTACGTCGAGGTGCAGTTCACCGTCGACAAGAGTGTGCAGGTGCCCGTCGATGCGCAGGCAGTCACGTTGTCCACATCGATACTGACCGACCGTCAGGTGGAGTTGTCGCCGCCGTACCGCGGTGGTCCCACGCTGAAGGACGGCGACACCATTGGGCTGGATCACACCAAAACCCCGGTGGAGTTCGACCGCGTGTTGGGCATGCTGGACCGACTCTCGTTATCTCTCAAGGGTGATGGCAAGGGGCAGGGGCCGGTGGCCGATGTCATCAACCCGGCGGCCCGGGTTGCCGACGGCAACGGAGAGAAGATCAAGGCCGGCCTCGGCGAGTTGTCCAAGGCTTTGCGGTTGAGCTCGGAAGGGGGAACGACCACCCGCGAGCAGCTGACGGCCATCATCAAAAACGTCAGTTCGCTGTTCGACGCGGCAGCCGCCAACGATGGCAAGCTGCGTGAATTCGCCTCCACAGTGCATCAACTGAGCCAGATCCTCGATGAGGAGGCATTGGGCACCGGTTCTACCGGCCGTAGGTTCAACGAACTGGTCAAGCAGGCCGGTGACATCGTCGAGGCGAATCGCGACCACCTCAAACAGACCATCCTGAATTCGAATACCGCTCTCAAGGCGGTGGTTGACCATGAGCGGGATATCTCCGAGTGGATCGACGTCCAACCGCTGGCCTGGGACAACATGTACAACGCCGTGGACCAGGACAACAAGCGGTTACGGGTTCGGTTCATGACAGACCGCCTGCTGTTCGAGAGCCAGATGGACAAGGAGATCTGCAACATGATGGGGCTGCGCCAATTGGGCTGCAGCACTGGAACATTGCAAGACTACGGACCAGATTTCGGCTTGACCTATGTGCTGGACGGACTCGCGGCGATGGGGCAGAAGTAA
- a CDS encoding MlaE family ABC transporter permease — translation MTVSSYLSPGRRPFILIYNRIRRPLMRFGHMVAFFFRALGGIPVVLRQYPKEFLRHLSDIAWGNGSLVVGGGTAGVALVLGVTAGALVAIESYNFLDLLGLGPATGIISSLASTRELAPIMASLAFAMQAGCRFTAQLGSMRIAEEIDAMDSVAIRPIPFLVTTRLMAAIIAVIPLYLACLAISYLSCQVMVGILSGGSVGSYLHYFGIGVSGIDIVYSIIKTVVFVWIASTVQCYYGFYASGGPEGVGIAAGHAMRSAITVVVMVNMLLTMALWSVDAGARLGG, via the coding sequence ATGACGGTATCGAGCTATCTCTCACCGGGGCGCCGCCCGTTCATTCTCATCTACAACAGGATCCGCCGGCCGTTGATGCGGTTCGGCCATATGGTGGCCTTTTTCTTCCGGGCGCTGGGCGGCATCCCGGTGGTGTTGCGGCAGTACCCCAAGGAGTTTCTCCGCCACCTCTCCGATATCGCCTGGGGCAATGGCTCCTTGGTGGTGGGTGGGGGAACCGCGGGAGTAGCGCTGGTGCTGGGGGTCACCGCGGGCGCGCTGGTGGCCATCGAGTCGTACAACTTCTTGGACCTGCTCGGTCTGGGACCCGCCACCGGCATCATCAGCTCACTGGCCAGCACCCGCGAACTCGCACCCATCATGGCCTCTTTGGCGTTCGCGATGCAGGCGGGTTGCCGCTTCACCGCCCAACTGGGTTCGATGCGGATCGCCGAGGAAATCGATGCCATGGATTCGGTTGCCATTCGGCCGATTCCGTTTCTGGTGACCACCCGGCTGATGGCCGCCATCATTGCGGTCATTCCGCTGTACCTGGCCTGCCTCGCGATCAGCTACCTGTCCTGCCAGGTGATGGTGGGGATTCTCAGTGGCGGCTCGGTGGGGTCGTATCTGCACTACTTCGGTATCGGCGTCAGTGGCATCGACATCGTGTACTCGATCATCAAGACGGTCGTGTTCGTCTGGATCGCTTCGACGGTCCAGTGCTACTACGGCTTCTATGCCAGCGGTGGTCCGGAGGGCGTCGGCATTGCCGCCGGGCATGCCATGCGCTCGGCCATCACCGTCGTGGTGATGGTGAACATGTTGCTGACCATGGCGCTGTGGAGCGTGGACGCCGGCGCCAGGCTCGGTGGCTAG
- a CDS encoding MlaD family protein, which yields MRFRGPLIGLTVFMTVALTLGWLVYATLLREVSGSTTAYSARFTDVYGLREGDDVRMAGVRVGRVEKIELVDNEQARVDFVVQNEQRLYGNTIASVTYQNIVGQRYLGLSPGKSGDPASSTVLPAGATIPVERTDPSFDVTTLLNGYEPLFSTLSPEQADNLTKGVIQSLQGDNASIVTLISQTSTLTKTFAGRDQALGNAITSLNTVTGNLAQQNESLDKVLTQTRQMVSDLDARRPELVSSAGSLAQTMRRLSKITNDVFPSLDEIITRQPGFSKHVVGIEPQYAFLGDNLPIVLKGLSRFYSEGAFINVYMCDLNITGFFPGLNDVIPIIVNAATPGNVAQYTPRCRNMANG from the coding sequence ATGAGATTCCGTGGTCCATTGATCGGTCTGACGGTCTTTATGACGGTGGCCCTGACGCTCGGCTGGTTGGTCTACGCCACGCTGCTTCGTGAGGTATCGGGAAGCACCACCGCCTATTCGGCGCGCTTCACCGACGTGTACGGATTGCGTGAAGGTGACGACGTGCGCATGGCCGGTGTGCGGGTCGGTCGCGTCGAGAAGATCGAGCTGGTGGACAACGAGCAGGCCCGAGTCGACTTCGTGGTCCAGAACGAGCAGCGGTTGTACGGCAACACCATTGCCTCGGTGACCTACCAAAACATCGTGGGCCAGCGCTATCTGGGCCTGTCGCCGGGGAAGTCCGGCGACCCCGCCAGCAGCACAGTGCTGCCGGCGGGAGCGACCATCCCGGTCGAGCGCACCGACCCGTCTTTCGACGTCACCACCCTGCTCAACGGATACGAGCCACTGTTCAGCACCCTCTCGCCCGAGCAGGCCGACAACCTCACCAAGGGTGTGATTCAGTCGCTGCAGGGAGACAACGCGTCCATCGTCACCCTGATCAGCCAGACATCCACGCTGACAAAGACATTCGCAGGACGCGATCAGGCGCTGGGTAACGCGATCACCAGTCTGAACACCGTGACCGGCAATCTGGCGCAGCAGAACGAGAGCTTGGACAAGGTGCTCACCCAGACGCGCCAGATGGTGTCGGATCTGGACGCCAGGCGCCCCGAGCTGGTGTCCTCGGCGGGCTCGCTGGCACAGACCATGCGCCGCCTGTCGAAGATCACCAACGACGTGTTTCCGTCGCTGGACGAGATCATCACTCGACAGCCAGGATTCAGCAAGCATGTGGTGGGCATTGAACCGCAGTACGCCTTTCTTGGGGACAACCTGCCGATTGTGCTGAAAGGCCTGTCGCGCTTCTACTCCGAGGGCGCCTTCATCAACGTCTACATGTGCGATCTGAACATCACCGGCTTCTTTCCCGGCCTCAACGACGTGATTCCGATCATCGTCAACGCGGCGACCCCGGGGAACGTGGCTCAGTACACCCCGCGATGCAGGAACATGGCTAATGGCTGA
- a CDS encoding DUF2339 domain-containing protein, whose product MFTSQRVPSTLRSMTDPQLQQMTATLDELDGRERALRGELDALRGRMVEWTQAEYLKAQQYWDDYRRTQGAVHPGAPAPETAPPPRPARMPVQSPPRTPPRPEPLWMREGFASRAMAFAGAVVTLAGVVMLLVLAAKSGYFGPIPRMVSGAVLAGALVGLGIRVYSRPGGRIGGIATAATGFAAAFFDVLALTVIYHKIPVVAGLVMALAIAGAGLVLARQWNSEPFAAGVVAAITVLAPFLTDGFSVELGAFALVLLIASLPAQLGRNWPVLHAFRTVGVSLTLLAAMYVCHTASVALLTMSVVALLVTLVGSLWLLTGEHDDITSSVMVAVASSPVLYGALFFAVWPLGVLVPVGVAAVMGAVLLLVSGLPSHARISMAAVAGLALLQASVDGARDALLAVVLLAIALSFCALGYQLRDRVALVLGQVFGALGAAVYLAYVPPDLLTDSISAVRQAGPLLVVASVLMAATVGMVLAAAQRVGWASPQSASTRGVLAGVSMLYSGTAAVVLSGTALLGNNDGFLLGHGAATVSWMAVSVALLLGGLRRYRHQSWFTRAGFVLAAMAVAKLFLFDLATLDGIARIGAFIATGLLLLGGGTLYAREYATRGES is encoded by the coding sequence GTGTTCACCTCGCAGCGCGTACCCAGCACGCTGAGAAGCATGACAGATCCACAGTTGCAGCAGATGACCGCGACGCTGGACGAACTCGACGGGCGCGAACGGGCGCTGCGCGGCGAGCTCGACGCGCTCCGGGGCCGGATGGTCGAATGGACCCAAGCCGAATACCTGAAGGCCCAGCAGTATTGGGACGACTACCGGCGCACCCAGGGCGCCGTACACCCCGGCGCGCCTGCTCCCGAAACGGCCCCGCCGCCGCGGCCTGCGCGGATGCCAGTGCAGTCCCCTCCCCGCACACCGCCCCGTCCGGAACCGTTGTGGATGCGTGAAGGATTCGCGAGTAGGGCCATGGCATTCGCGGGCGCGGTGGTAACACTTGCCGGTGTGGTCATGCTGCTCGTGCTGGCAGCTAAGAGTGGGTACTTCGGGCCGATACCGCGCATGGTGTCCGGGGCGGTCCTTGCGGGCGCCCTGGTGGGCCTGGGTATTCGGGTGTACTCGCGCCCGGGTGGTCGTATAGGTGGTATCGCCACGGCGGCAACGGGATTCGCGGCAGCATTCTTCGATGTGTTGGCGCTCACCGTGATTTATCACAAAATTCCGGTGGTGGCTGGGTTGGTCATGGCGCTGGCCATCGCGGGAGCCGGCCTGGTGTTGGCGCGGCAGTGGAACTCCGAGCCCTTTGCCGCGGGTGTGGTCGCCGCGATTACGGTGCTGGCGCCATTTCTCACCGACGGGTTCAGCGTCGAACTGGGTGCCTTCGCGCTGGTGTTGCTGATCGCGAGCCTGCCCGCACAGCTTGGCCGGAATTGGCCGGTGCTGCACGCGTTCCGCACCGTTGGCGTCAGCCTGACTCTGCTGGCGGCCATGTATGTGTGCCACACGGCGTCGGTCGCCCTGCTCACCATGTCGGTGGTGGCTCTGCTGGTCACTCTGGTGGGTTCGCTCTGGCTGCTCACCGGTGAGCACGATGACATCACCTCATCGGTGATGGTTGCCGTCGCATCGTCGCCGGTTCTTTACGGTGCGCTCTTCTTCGCGGTGTGGCCGCTGGGCGTGCTGGTGCCGGTCGGTGTCGCCGCGGTGATGGGCGCGGTGCTGCTGCTGGTCAGTGGTCTTCCGTCGCACGCACGCATCAGCATGGCCGCGGTGGCGGGTCTGGCGCTGTTGCAGGCCTCGGTGGATGGTGCGCGGGATGCGCTCCTGGCGGTGGTGCTGTTGGCCATCGCACTATCCTTCTGCGCCCTCGGATACCAACTGCGGGATCGTGTCGCGCTAGTGCTGGGGCAGGTGTTCGGCGCGTTGGGCGCAGCGGTCTACCTCGCGTACGTGCCGCCGGATCTGCTGACCGACTCGATAAGCGCGGTACGACAGGCGGGTCCGCTCTTGGTCGTCGCCAGCGTGCTCATGGCGGCTACGGTCGGGATGGTGCTGGCGGCCGCGCAGCGGGTCGGCTGGGCGAGCCCGCAGTCCGCGTCCACGCGTGGTGTGCTGGCCGGAGTCTCGATGCTGTACTCCGGGACGGCGGCGGTGGTGCTCTCGGGTACCGCGCTGCTGGGCAACAATGATGGATTCTTGCTCGGTCATGGTGCGGCCACCGTGTCCTGGATGGCGGTGTCGGTGGCACTTCTCCTGGGCGGTCTGCGCCGTTACCGTCACCAGAGCTGGTTTACCAGAGCAGGATTCGTGCTTGCCGCGATGGCTGTGGCCAAGCTGTTCCTGTTTGACCTCGCGACCCTCGACGGTATCGCGCGCATCGGGGCCTTCATCGCGACAGGTCTGCTGTTACTGGGTGGCGGCACGCTCTACGCACGTGAATACGCCACTCGCGGTGAGAGTTAA
- a CDS encoding MlaD family protein yields the protein MAARTARMVLTTLMTATILSGCATNGLGDLPLPAPGIGSGGYRLTALFANVLNLPDSAKVKLAGADVGQVDEMHVRNFTAVTTLRILEGVRLPKGSTAELRSATPLGDVFVSIRPPEGAIIDGPLLKDGDTIGLDSTTAAATVESVLSSAALASNGGAVRNLTNVVNGFGKATGDQGRAFGDLLNDSNRLLATLNSRSAQISEALTQTSQLADQVDAKNQVVTDIVKAAGPATETLASNTAQLSELLLMLGDTTRQLQKFPSIAGTDTSGRSIIADANTVAKAWNDVALDPDTSLAAFNRIFPTAIKATAGNALSLHASLDQLVLGSIPDVGSYADIGMHGPKRYNWAQLAGSVKYTLWRLQERVVGKGAFGQDTPVRPSPTEPGVIEPVPPVAAAPGPGR from the coding sequence ATGGCGGCGCGGACGGCACGGATGGTGCTGACAACGTTGATGACTGCCACCATCCTCAGCGGATGTGCCACCAACGGGCTGGGCGACCTCCCGTTACCGGCGCCCGGTATCGGCAGTGGGGGATACCGCCTCACCGCGCTGTTCGCGAATGTGCTGAATCTGCCCGACAGTGCGAAGGTGAAGCTGGCCGGCGCCGACGTGGGACAGGTCGACGAGATGCACGTGCGCAACTTCACGGCCGTCACCACGCTCCGGATTCTCGAAGGTGTCCGACTGCCCAAGGGAAGTACCGCCGAGTTGCGTTCGGCCACACCACTCGGCGATGTCTTTGTGTCGATCCGGCCTCCGGAGGGGGCGATCATCGATGGCCCGTTGCTCAAAGACGGGGATACGATCGGCCTGGACTCCACGACCGCCGCCGCGACCGTGGAGTCTGTGCTCAGCTCGGCCGCATTGGCCTCCAATGGCGGCGCGGTACGCAACTTGACCAACGTGGTCAATGGTTTCGGTAAAGCCACCGGTGATCAAGGACGAGCCTTTGGTGATCTGCTCAACGACTCCAATCGGCTACTGGCAACGCTGAACTCGCGTTCGGCGCAGATTTCTGAGGCCCTCACGCAGACATCGCAATTGGCCGACCAGGTAGATGCCAAGAATCAGGTCGTCACCGATATCGTGAAGGCGGCCGGGCCGGCGACGGAGACCTTGGCCTCCAACACGGCGCAGCTGTCCGAACTGCTGTTGATGCTGGGCGACACGACGCGCCAGCTGCAGAAATTCCCGTCGATAGCCGGCACCGACACCAGTGGCCGCAGCATCATTGCCGACGCGAACACGGTGGCCAAGGCGTGGAATGACGTGGCGCTGGATCCCGACACCAGCCTGGCGGCATTCAACCGAATTTTTCCCACGGCTATCAAAGCGACTGCGGGAAATGCGCTTTCGCTGCATGCTTCGCTGGATCAGCTGGTACTCGGTTCGATACCCGACGTGGGTTCCTACGCCGATATCGGCATGCATGGGCCCAAACGCTACAACTGGGCGCAGCTGGCGGGCTCGGTCAAGTACACGCTGTGGCGTCTGCAGGAACGGGTCGTCGGCAAGGGTGCGTTCGGACAAGACACTCCGGTGCGGCCCAGTCCCACCGAGCCTGGTGTGATCGAACCCGTCCCACCCGTGGCGGCGGCGCCGGGACCAGGGCGATGA
- a CDS encoding TetR/AcrR family transcriptional regulator, translated as MDEEGDATAARKRLPRGQGWQLRQQIIDTALDLILSSGEARAPSARELTRALGITAPSLYRHFSSTDELADALCARYFEQLGEELQRATLNISTALERLHVLGLAYVRYAAENPLLYRFATASPPRLGAESDEILSSSAFLHLRDVVQQLVDEERFPRGNTLRSALQLWATTHGVASLLVTRPHLPWGEQESFASRTLRAAYLGHVMTQFSDRAGSGDE; from the coding sequence ATGGATGAGGAAGGCGACGCGACCGCCGCGCGCAAGCGCCTGCCCAGGGGGCAGGGCTGGCAGTTGCGTCAGCAGATCATCGACACGGCGCTGGATCTCATCCTCAGCTCGGGTGAGGCGCGTGCCCCGTCGGCGCGTGAATTGACACGAGCGCTGGGCATCACCGCGCCCTCGTTGTACCGGCATTTTTCGAGCACCGACGAATTGGCCGACGCTTTGTGTGCGCGGTACTTCGAACAGCTCGGGGAAGAGCTGCAGCGGGCGACCCTCAACATCTCCACGGCGCTGGAGCGGTTGCACGTGCTGGGGCTGGCCTACGTGCGGTACGCGGCGGAGAATCCACTGCTGTACCGCTTCGCCACTGCCAGCCCTCCCCGGCTCGGCGCGGAATCGGACGAAATACTCAGCAGCTCAGCTTTTTTGCACCTACGAGATGTGGTGCAACAACTCGTCGATGAAGAACGGTTCCCCCGCGGCAACACACTGCGATCAGCATTGCAGCTGTGGGCGACGACGCACGGTGTCGCCTCGCTGTTGGTGACGAGACCGCACCTGCCGTGGGGTGAACAGGAGTCGTTCGCATCCCGCACCCTGCGAGCGGCATACCTCGGGCATGTCATGACCCAATTCTCAGATCGCGCGGGCAGCGGTGATGAGTAG